The sequence CCTCAGTTTCCGATTGCAGATTATACATGTAGTTCTCGATGGACGATTATGCCATTGGATTTCCTCAATCAACTGGAGAAATTCAAGTCCTTTTATGATGATGACACTCAAAATGAGGAGGAGAAGGGGGATACATCTAATCCTGAAGTAGAGGGGATCATTAAATTCAATCCCCCagattatatgtatttgattggtcttggggatggtagtgatgacctttatccatcctgggctgaatgtgataaggttagtccttttttttatataaactataCATTTTGAGTAAACTGTAATAGGCGCAAGACAAATCTTGCGCCCTTGCGTCCGTTCGCAAACACTCTCTTGCGTCATTGCGACCCTCGCAAGATTAACCTTGCGTCTTCATTATGGACGCAAAGTAAAATTTGCGTCCATGCGTCCACCCGCAAGGtagaccttgcgtccttgcgcctgacgcaaggtctaccttgcgtccttgcgtgtctcGCAAGGTCAACCTTGCGTCCTTCCTTATTGACTTTTTATGTttcttttgttgcagattttgattccaGTACATTTTTCAGATCCTGAACATTTTATACTACTCACTTTGAACTTAGATGAACAGAGAGTATTAGTCTATGATAGTTTAAAGGGTTGTTTGAAAAAAGGTCAACTCGAGGCTGTCTTCAAAAACTTATCAGACAACTTGCCGTTATATTTGAAGGCTATTGATTACTTTAACAAGAAGCAGGACTCACAAATTGTTGACTATTATGAGAACAGAGAAGATGTAGAGTTGATGATCGAGGATGCACCGTATGTGCCAATgcagagtggtggccatggtgattgtggtgtttgggtctgccttcatatggagaggatagtttttggttgggatcagattgacaacattggagaccctaaaaaggctgctaaggactatagaattcgaatggcaagaacattcttccgtgcacgctttgatacacaggaaccaccaccaccagaggacccagaggacccaaaggttgttaattagttaaCTTGTAGATGTAATTATTATACAGTTTTTAGGTAAAACATGTAATTTTTGTATGTAAATAATCTGGGACAGACGCAAGGCCTTTTTTGCGTCCTTGCTTCTGGTTTTTTGACAGACGCAAGGTGTTGTTTACATCCTTGCGTCTCTTTAAATGGCTTACGCAAGGTTTTGTTTGCGTTCTTGCGTATGTTTGAAGACTTACGCAAGGttatgtttgcgtccttgcgtctctttAAAAGATATACGCAAGTTGATGTTTGCGTGCTTGCGTATGTTTCATGACATACGCAAGGTATTGTTTGAAAAGTTGCGTCTTTTTTAAAGACAGACGCAAGTTATTGTTTGCGTATTTGAGTGTGTTTGATGACATACGCAAGATTTTTCTTGCGTTCTTGCGTCTGTATGTAGGTCAATCTATGACACATATTTAAACAACTAACTGAGACTGATAAACATAAAaacaaactgagactgataaacaacaaactgagactgataaacaaGCAACTAATTCTGGTCCCCTAATTCTGGTCTAAATCGTACGTTTGATAAAATTGAGACTGATAAGCTTGCGAAGGTTCGACTTTCTCTTTCgactttgactttgattttgaggctgtttttttaaccctctgagaagtagattcaccggttaggtcataagaagcgctacatgttgttcggttatgacctgcttgcttgcaacgagtacatgttcttactttcttttcagtttcttcaccttgagatggaatccgatcggtactttttgggcgtccaggtgctcttttcttttgaattgggggctttacgattttcaagatcttgggccctggatcggaccattcggatcgatggggcaaaggaaggatgtgttcggaatatgtatttatataagtttgagacaagaaccaatgtgatacataacatgtaacatcttccactccgaagagtcgtgctgctgccaatacatgtccgcaaggtatgcctgataattgccattgcccacatgtacatgttctatcttctagattaacgaggccatttttccttccatcacgcacctctattagattgtttgtcgatggaaatgcttgccatcttcttgatttgttcgtcctcttacctaatttacgttcaacatatggagtaaccgttgaagtgagactaactgctttgttgtgatgtttgaaaaaccaatcctatatagaagcgcgaaaaaattccaataacatgcaaactggtagtttgcgagcatgtttggatagagcgttaatagactctacactgttgctagtaaggtatgcatacctaacatgaccagcatgacttctggaccatttgttgaaaccaacgtcatttagatacttgtgagacgcttttaatctttgttgaaatacactaacatgatcttgaaaatctgacaaacgataagccttaaccattttccaatagtgccattcaaaatatttgaatttgttggacatcgtttttatgttcatgaatagatgacgtgcgcaaaaagagtgaaaggcttcaggaaacacatttgaaataccatgtgctattgaaggagcacgatcaaaaataaaggtaatctctgacatacgattactcataccacaactctctaaatgatctcttagattgccaaaaaaccatgaccaaacctcgtttctctcgccttcaccaattccataagccaatggcaaaattccgttattggcatccattgcaacagcgactaaatttgtacccaagtatccagctttcaaatgtgcaccatcaacgatgataatagggcgaacattttggacaaatgatcgaatctgcacgcaaacaaatcaaatgagattgctattagtttaagataaaacaattgtaggatgagtgatacttacaactgcgccaaaggacatgtaacacatcacgaatctattttcattgtcagtcaccacatttgtcatgcttcctgggttatgaatcttaatgttatgaagataaatgggaagcattcggaacgagtcatccatactgccacgaagcatctctattgcatgacacttggctctccatgcttgattgtaagaaatgctcacccgaaaacggttgccaacatcatcacgtatatcttttggattatagtctcgatttgcagctttgaacgattccatcagaatacttcctaacacctttttggaagcatgtttattatttcccataatttgggtgagcatgtgtgtacgtcatgcaatttctttacgatgaagttgtcagtgtggcgtattttgtatgcactacatttccactcacaatttggcaacatgGATTTAGCAGTGAATCGAGATTTGTCAgactttacaggcttaatttggaagttttcttcaagacattttgtgtatagatggtttacaaaatcatccttgtttaaaaaagtttgtcgaactttaatcaaatcggatactctataactagttgttatttggctcgtagattcagtctcttggtcatgctcactcaataaaagtggcatattccagaatacatccttttttcttcctcttcttcattttcatcttcatcttgatcttctctgtcattttcttcctccgaagcactagacgcgacaactgattcaaaagggtgatctgtttttttaattttacatacgttctcaactccatagttgaagaaatcaaactcttctgtgtttggaggtggtacttCAGGTCGTGCTTCTTCCAAATTGGGTGTGTGAAGGTTTGTGCTCTCCTCGTTTGTTGGTAGGTTTTATTGGACATCGTGTGTTGGTAGGTTTTGATGGACATTGTGTATTGGTAGGATTTGCACTGACTGTAAGTTTTCTGGGAGTTGATGCATTGTAACTTTGTCGACAATGTAAATATTAATAGGAGCATTTGATATTGCATGTTGTAGAAAAtcacgaaagtcttcataatcatcagtaatatcaaaaacaagattatcgacaacatatctcattgaaacaggagcattaggtggcaaattaatttttctaagaacattttttaacaatattcttcgagtaattagtttttggggagcaactgggagttttaatcgtgttctaaaacaatctagaggcaaatacataggtaagttattaataaattgaaaagaaCCACCACAACATATATGAATAACAAAGGTTTCATTATCACTAAAACTCATTATTTAAAACAAAGAAAGTTACCTTAATGACGCTTGAAATTATATGATTTATGTTGAAATGGTGGAAATGAAGTGAAAATAGAGCTGGTAATaccatatatgaattgaaaaagttatccgtaatagtacaaaaatcgtacaaaatcttatccacgaaatcatgaaaatcttatcgggataagacgcaagacgcaagacgcaaaggcgcaagtcgcaagacgcaagacgcaatacgcaaggacgcaagtctcTTTGTTGCGTTTGTCAGTAACGCAAGGTCGCATGGTCGCAAgatcgcaaagacgcaaggtcgcaaagacgcaaggtgtcttgcgccttgcgagggcaaattgtcaaacttttttttttagggctgtcagtcaacaagcttaaaaaaaagggtattttggtgataattccatttatttattatttatttttatggaAATGGCAGCCAAAAGGCCCAAAACAAAGAGTGGTATGGGTCACCACACTTGTAAAACTATACATTATTGCGATTATCACCTAAATACCTtctttttttcctttctttttttACTTAGAACCCATCAAAAAAAGTTGATAATTTACCCGCGCAAGGTGCAAGATGCTTATTTGCGACACTGCTTCCTGGTAGACACAAGGACGCAATGTGCCTCTTGTGACCTTGTTTTCCGGAGACGCAAGGATGCAAGATGCCTCTTGCTCCTGCCTCATATCATAATTAATGACATCTTtcagacattttatcaaacaccttgcGTGCAACTTACGCGTAATGGCTCTAACACAATAGACATAACGAACAAGAACGAAGCGAAATTGGACCAGCTAAATATGTTTTCGTTCTTTGTCTATATTATATTCAAACAGTTTTGAGATAGTTCACAACCAGAACCATACGGGCTTTATTGTCAATTTTGTTCCATTAACGCAAAGTGATAAGACTACATACATATACATTTGGTCCAGAGCAACCATACACTAGTAACACTTGAGGGGCTCACCCCCTGGTTCAGTGTACTCGATATCACATTTCAAAGTTAAACCAAATACTCTACATTCATGTACCCACTTTAAACTGATATAATATAAACCAAACTTAAAAAAGTAGCAAATTCGAAAGTGATATTACAACTCTTATTTATCTTAGTCGATCAATAGGCTTTTCGCATATTTTGGTTTGTTATTTGAAACTCCATATAGTCTTCTTTAGAGCCATTGcacgtaaggtgtttgatgaaatgtctgaaataaaatattgattatgatatgaggcaggagcaagaggcaccttgcgtccttgcgtctaccaggaagcaaggtcgcaaagaggcaccttgcgtccttacgCCTTGCGCGGGCAAGTTATCagttatctatatatctaatagacaaaaccctgtagcactattcatcaatagtaaccagaggtattttcgtcatttcacttttttttgtctccaacgataaaagaagcaactttcgtaaaagaaccaacccttcaatgttaccaaaagatgtcgaatttttttttttttttaaatcaactaacttttttttttcaaaacgataaaagaggcaactttcataaaaggaacaacccttcaatgctaccaaaagatgtcgaaaaatattctttttttacaaaatagatcaactaactttaaaaaaaaaaaaaaaaatcgtacgctaaaagaagcaactttcacaaaaggaacaacccttcaatgttagatgtcgaaaaaaaattcttttttacaaaatagatcacgacttttttttttaactcgcattcaaaacggagcccccgacgcgaagcgagggctccacaactaattTTTTTTATTGGTTACGAGTAAAAAAGGTAGAAAAACCGAGTATTTAGGTGATAATCCCTATATTATTTGCGTATGTATATAACCGAGTAGTAATTATTTTGTGTATACCATTTGTACACATTTTTTTTCCTTTAACAAGAAGTTGGGATTACACATAGAAGACTAAACCATCCACGTGATCGTCtctcgcagttgcataacccgTTCCTAATTGCTGCCCGGAGGAAATCCCGACCAATCCAAGGACATGGTCGGTAAAACCCCCATCTCCGCTGCCCCCGCAACGCAATGTGCGAAATGTGACCTTAGTTGGAATTCAAGATCAAGAGATATCATTATGTGGAATGTTACCACCTAGATAATCGAACTCTCAACCTCTAACAAAAatgggaggtgatactcacacactcctttttgatccatacacactaaCTTACTAATATACCCTTACTTATGATTATGCAGGTTCAATTTCCTAGGTAAAtttaaggatataattgtaagtattatggcaaaaaagtgtgtatggatcaaaaatgagtgtgtgagtatcacctcccaaCAAAAATGTATGAGTCATTACCACTGAACTAGCAACAAAATGATAATTGCACAAAGTttgttactccctccgtcccaaaactATTATCACCAgacaaaaacacacagtttaagaaaaagtatCTGTCACATGTACCTATTTGTTTACTTTCAAGTCTTACACTTTACTTTTTACCTATCTTTTTGTCTTACATGAGTAAAATATGGACACAAAAGACTTTTATCACATTATTTTTATCCATTTATgaaagtgaacaattaatttgagATATTCCAAAATGAAATAGTGGACTATAGATTTGGAACGGAGGGAGTAGATAAAAAACAAAATGCTTTTTCACTCCAAAGTGAGACTGTTTATTTGAGGTTTGTTGTTATGTTGTTTGTTAGCATAAATTTGAATTTCCAGTAAATCTCTTTTATGTTATTTAGAAAAGAAACAATTAGTAAACAAAGGTAACATGTGGACTTTGATAAAAGGTTTCACATGTACTAATTTAACTCCTGCTTGTATCTCAAtatctcaaattttttttttttttttttgaaaagcaagatattATATATCACGAGAAAATTGGTACAAGACACGATACACGAGTACAAACAAGGAAAACGTACAAGCTACCCTATGTTGCTAAGCGAGCAACCCTAAAACAAAACATACAAAGTAATACGATGAAAACATCAAAAACAAGAGCACCTATGTTACAAGAGATAAGGCGAAGGGTTCGAGATCCAGGTTAGCCATTCGAAGGTTTTACCCCTTACACGATTTGCAATCCACAAATAGGATAACGATTGTATCTCGTTGAAAATCATTGGAGTATTCCAAGGTTTACCTTTGAACACCTTATGATTTCGGTTTTTCCAAATGCAATACAATCCTATCCATTTTAAAGCCTGCCACACATCAGGAGAGGAGCTCGGAACCGGACAATTGTTACTAGTGAGATCCACAAGGGTATAAGGACCCGTGTTACGAATAGACCACCATTTGTGAATTCGATCCCAAATTTCCGAAGCATACTTGCAGGTGATGAGAGCATGCTCGAGAGATTCGAGATCATCATCACATACGGGACATCTTACACTATGGAGGTCAATTCCGCGTTTGTCAAGCTCCGTTTTTACCGGAAGACGTTTGTGTTGCGTTCTCAAAATAAAGACTTCCAccttttttgggattaaattattgCGTAACGTGGCTAGTTGAGATGTCGAATCCATAGTTTGCTCATCGATAATGGAATTTAATAATTTGACAGTGAACAGCCCATTATTCGAAAAAGCCCAAGTCCACGAATCCTTTAAATTATGATCCAGGGATGCTGTCGATAGTAGCCTGCACAGACTCGATAATTCAGTAGCTGTACGACCTTTAGGTTGTCTTTGCCAGCACCACGAAAATTCCAAACCTTCTGCTCCCATTTGAATTCGCTGCTGAACACAAGAATCCGCCTCTGATTCAAGTCTGTATAGTCTTGGATAGAGGACACTTAGTTTATCATTCCAGATCCAATGCTCATGCCAAAAAGAAGTGTCGTTCTCGATGCCGATTTTCTTTATGAATTAATTGCTAAACACCACTTGAGCATCATCCAAATACAAACCTGTTGCAATAATATTACACCACACGCTTGATGACGAAGAGTGGTTTGAAACACTCCTCGACATTAAGCCGCCACACGAACCGTAAATAATTTTGATTATTTTGACCCAAAAAGACTCGGTTTCGGTtatgaacctccaccaccatttacctAATAAAGctaaatttttgatttttagagACCCGATGTTAAGGCCTCCGTTCTCAAATTTGTTGATGACATTATCCCATTTGACCCAATTTATTACCTTACCCgaccccgacccgccccaaaagaacacCCGCCTCACACTCTCAAGGATTTTGATTACACTCGAAGGAGCACGAAATAGCGAGAAATAGTACAACGGGAGGCTATTGAGCACCGACTTAATTAGGACTAATCTTCCTACGAAAGATAACGAACGCATTTTACAACCGGAGAGTCTAGCTTTGAATTTCTCGATAACCGGGTTCCAATCCTTTATTCCCAATTGGCAACCCTAAGTATACGAAAGGAAATTTGCCTACTTGGCACCCAATATGATTTGCTACCCGAGTAACTTCATCGAAATTAACCCCGACACCATAAAGACAACTTTTTTGAAAATTGACTTTTAGACCGGAAGATAGTTCAAAACATTTTAGAATGTTCCGGAGATTTAGGGCATTCAATCTTCCCCACTCCCCAAAGAAAATCGTGTCGTCCGCGAATTGGAGGTGCGAAACAAGAACTTTATCATGCCCCACTTCCACCCCTTTAAATAAACCTTTCTCGATTGCAGCTTTTGTTAAAATGTTAAGCCCTTCCACCGCCAAAATAAAAAGAAAGGGGGAAAGAGGATCGCCTTGGCGAATGCCTCTCCCTAAAGAGAATTCTTTAGTGGGGGAGTCGTTAACCAACACGGAGATAGAAGCCGATTTTAGACAGGCACCAATCCAATTAATCCATTTCGCCCCGAACCCCATACACTTCATAACCTCGAAAAGGAAACACCAATTTAAGCTATCAAACGCTTTTTCAAAGTCGACTTTGAAAATAATACCTTGCTTGCGGTTAACATTGAGGAAATCAACTGTTTCGTTAGCGATTAAAATGCCATCTAAAATGTACCTATCTTTTAAGAACGTACTTTGTTCCGAGCCAACCAGATTGGGTAGAACCTTCCTAAGTCTATTCGATAGTATCTTTGCCACGATTTTATAATAGCTACCTATTAGACTTGTAGGCCGGTAATCCCCCAATCCCAAAGTCACTAATTTCTTAGGAACAAGGGTTACAAAAGACGCATTACAACCTCTCGAAATATCCTCATTCTCCCAAAACCAATTGATCGCATTGCAAAGATCGCCCTTAATAATATCCCAAAATACCTTATAAAAACGTAGGTTAAAACCGTCTGGACCCGGTGCCTTATTACTACCACACTCCTTTACTGCTTCATAAATTTCATCAATTGAGAAAGAGGATTCCAATTCAACAGCTTCGGTGCTTGAGATTGAAGGATAATTGTAACACtgacaattttattttatttttttaaacacagcagaagactttattaataaacacagtataggtcacgtcattacattaatctgagtaattaagtttaggtttacacaacggtgttacgttattacaaaacatgatttaaacaaaagtccacatcagagtagggttgtcaaacatgtcttctgcatcagcacccatcccgactagcagtacctaaacctgcaaggggagaatatgtgggggattagcgcaccgctaagtgaatggaatctatctaacagatatagcttaagccacacacaagctatatactaacaacaacatatgctaactaccaactagcatacaataagataatacgaggatcggtggcttgtacgagcacacgactcctagctgatcgaacttgagtctaccgatagtccctgctactcaattcacagtataattatccagatgcagggggtgcatcgttcacactatactccacaatcagtagcctatggacccaacctccccatgGCACAGTTGACCTCATACAGACTCTAACCTCTcccaggcacggtctcgagtcccgagtctccctaggcccgactggtgccattcacacagtgtacagataattcacatacaacatcaggcatactatattattctaacatggaaatttctacactatgcatggtaaaagagtcaaccacagcagtatgatatgctacttaaactctatcctgagatagacccactcaccaattaccagtaactgctcagttattatttctgagcttcctccttgtccttataacctgagaacaacacaaacaaagttaatatacatatccaataaataatataatcatttaatacaattaactaggtcataacaccatatattcataattttatgagtctacatcatgactccattcaataatggcatacaggtgcgtgcaaaacacgacatacacactaaaactccttttccgaccaaAAAACAGTttaatctagtttcttaaaagtttaccattgaaaagtattctttattacgattctaacgatagtttattcatcaaaaacggagttacgttttgaaagttacgcccgtttcaatttcataaaaggtactgtagcaatagtggcactgtagcaactcggtactgtagcaatagggggtactgtagcaaatagtgacattgtataaactcgggcactgtagcaaatagtgacactgtagcaactcgggtactgtagcaaatagtgacactgtagcaacccggtactgtagcaaatagtgacactgtagcaactcggtactgtagtaaactgggtttcgaacaagttcgctgattttgtgatttttccCCAAAAAACTCAATTTCTAagtatttttgaccaaattttaagcacaagaaagttactaaacatatatacaacctatttctaacatcagttAAGCGTAACCAACACATTTAAGCaagaatcaaacccaaaatcacactttttaactcaagaacataaaaccccaatttctaacaatcaaagcatggattcaacaagacaaacctgagatgatgctcacaatgatgctagaaatcagtttctaaagtctcttaatccaatttcaagtttagatcaattagggtttgtgaagaggATGAAGTTTAGGTACGGGTGTGTGTGTAGAATTTTCAAGAAGAAAAAGGAAATGAGCTGTACTATACACTTAAaagggttaaaaacccataccccatcacacacgggtatttaccagttatcttatctgataacctttcgtatctccttaggcggtcctaacggaatccaaattaaataaaccaacctgttctgggacccttgtcacaaactggtcacaacacaattataataaaacactaataaaataattaaaataaaagcatttaagactaagcacaaactctaagggcaaaataggcaacttataactagcccgggtttcagtctgttacaaatctaccccccttaagaagattccgtcctcgaaatctggtcttggtcaaacaaacgagggtagcgatttctcatcaactcttctgtctctcgCGTAatgttagaacccaaactgtgtttccactcaatcaacaccatcagaatctctttctttctcagcttagtcaccttttggtcagccacatggaccggctcttccaccaatttcttattcaaatcgaaccttaaatcttctaaaggaagaagttgtgtttcatcatcgactttacacttacgaagataacatacgttgaatgtattatgaataccagctaactctggcggaagatctaacaccagagtctgatcattcaacacttcactgatcggaaacggaccaataaatcttggtgctaacttaccacgtttaccgaatctgataatccctttccatggcgaaactttcagatacattcgttcacccacattaaaggttaccggacgtctacgcggatcagcatacattttctgcctatctctagcggctttcaaattttctctcgcaattgcaactttttcggctgtcatttgaacaatttcgggacctgcaaactgtttctccctggcttctaaccaacaagtcgaagttctgcaacgacgaccatataacatttcatagggcggcatccctatactcgaatgatatgaattattatatgcgaattcgaccaacggcaaatgtgtatcccacgaaccaccgtattctatcacacaagcccttaacatatcctccaaagtctgtatcgttctttcactctgtccgtctgtatgaggatgataagctgtacttaaattcacacgtgtacccagattctgttgaagactattccaaaaatttgacacaaatctggaatctctgtctgaaacgatcgataacggcacaccatgacgactaactatttctttcacatacaattcggctaactcatttaacgaagctgtctcacgagtagcaagaaaatgagcacttttagttagacgatccactattacccaaatcatatcatgtcttttctgagttcgaggtaatttggtcacaaaatccatcgttatatgttcccattttcaCTCTGAAATATGTAACTGACGTatcgaaccataaggtttctgatgttctgccttcacttgagcacatatatgatacttttcgacataacgggcgaaatctgatttcattgttggccaccaatacactgttttcaaatcatgatacatcttattactacccggatgtactgtcaatctggatttgtgagcttccgtcatgattaaatctctcaaatctcctagcttaggcacccaaacacgattgtttaaggtctttagtccacgtgagttaTCAATTAAGTcaacttttcgtttggtcatttgttcagatttaatatgttcgtcctctaaagcacatgcctgaatggtttttaagctgttaatcaaatctgaagttatattcaaacgaagaaatttcacattttcacttgactttttacgacttagcgcatctgcaaccacatttgccttacccggatggta comes from Rutidosis leptorrhynchoides isolate AG116_Rl617_1_P2 chromosome 4, CSIRO_AGI_Rlap_v1, whole genome shotgun sequence and encodes:
- the LOC139904419 gene encoding uncharacterized protein; this encodes MYLIGLGDGSDDLYPSWAECDKILIPVHFSDPEHFILLTLNLDEQRVLVYDSLKGCLKKGQLEAVFKNLSDNLPLYLKAIDYFNKKQDSQIVDYYENREDVELMIEDAPYVPMQSGGHGDCGVWVCLHMERIVFGWDQIDNIGDPKKAAKDYRIRMARTFFRARFDTQEPPPPEDPEDPKVVN
- the LOC139842325 gene encoding uncharacterized protein, yielding MGAEGLEFSWCWQRQPKGRTATELSSLCRLLSTASLDHNLKDSWTWAFSNNGLFTVKLLNSIIDEQTMDSTSQLATLRNNLIPKKVEVFILRTQHKRLPVKTELDKRGIDLHSVRCPVCDDDLESLEHALITCKYASEIWDRIHKWWSIRNTGPYTLVDLTSNNCPVPSSSPDVWQALKWIGLYCIWKNRNHKVFKGKPWNTPMIFNEIQSLSYLWIANRVRGLLA